The following proteins are encoded in a genomic region of Streptomyces gobiensis:
- a CDS encoding aconitate hydratase, translated as MSMPGMQGGAARSVAHQLFAAHLVSGRMAPGEEVGLRVDQTLTQDATGTLVMQELEALGLDRVRTEVSVQYVDHNILQADERNAEDHIFLRSACRRFGLWYSKPGNGVSHPTHMQRFGIPGKTLAGSDSHTCAAGSLGMLAVGVGGLEVALAMTGQPLHLRMPHIWGVRLTGELPPWVSAKDVILEMLRRHGVKGAVDRVLEYYGPGLAGLSAMDRHVIANMGAELGATATVFPADDAVRAFLRMEGREEDFTEITAEPGAHYDLDEEIDLSTLEPLIARPSSPGNVVPVREAAGEPVSQVVVGSSANPGLRDFAVTAAMVHGRQTADGVSFDVNPTSREILQDLTRMGATFNLITAGARLHQSGCLGCIGMGQAPAVGHNSLRTFPRNFPGRSGTEEDAVWLCSPETAAASALTGVITDPRDWAAQARMSPPDLRLPERAAINTAALEPPPPPDIATGVSLERGPNISALPELDPLPDTLEGPVLLKADDNVSTDEISPAGAKALPFRSNIPKLAEFSFTRLDPDYPRRAAEAGGAHFVVGGDNYGQGSSREHAAIAPRYLGLRAVLSKSFARIHWQNLANYGVLALEFDDPGDWERIAVGDQLRLAGLHASLAPDAEPTLRVRNATQGEDYAVHHRLSPRQRQTVLAGGVIPALAEDVRR; from the coding sequence ATGAGTATGCCGGGCATGCAAGGCGGCGCGGCCCGCTCCGTGGCCCATCAGCTCTTCGCCGCGCATCTGGTATCGGGGCGTATGGCGCCCGGCGAAGAGGTCGGGCTGCGCGTCGACCAGACCCTCACCCAGGACGCCACCGGCACCCTGGTGATGCAGGAGCTGGAAGCGCTGGGCCTGGACCGGGTCCGTACCGAGGTGAGCGTGCAGTACGTCGACCACAACATCCTGCAGGCCGACGAGCGCAATGCCGAGGACCATATCTTCCTGCGGTCCGCCTGCCGCCGCTTCGGCCTGTGGTATTCCAAGCCGGGCAACGGGGTCTCGCACCCCACCCATATGCAGCGGTTCGGCATCCCCGGCAAGACGCTCGCCGGGTCCGATTCGCACACCTGTGCCGCCGGCTCGCTCGGCATGCTGGCGGTTGGCGTCGGCGGTCTTGAGGTAGCCCTGGCCATGACCGGGCAGCCGCTCCATCTGCGGATGCCGCACATCTGGGGCGTACGGCTGACGGGGGAGCTGCCGCCCTGGGTCAGCGCCAAGGACGTCATCCTGGAGATGCTGCGCCGCCACGGGGTGAAGGGAGCCGTCGACCGGGTTCTGGAGTACTACGGTCCCGGGCTGGCCGGACTGTCCGCGATGGACCGGCATGTCATCGCCAATATGGGCGCCGAGCTGGGGGCCACCGCCACCGTCTTCCCCGCCGACGACGCCGTTCGCGCGTTCTTGCGCATGGAGGGCCGGGAGGAGGACTTCACCGAGATCACCGCCGAGCCAGGGGCTCACTACGATCTGGATGAGGAAATCGACCTGTCGACACTGGAGCCGCTGATCGCCCGGCCGAGCTCGCCCGGCAATGTCGTTCCCGTACGGGAAGCGGCGGGCGAACCGGTCTCCCAGGTCGTCGTGGGGTCCTCGGCCAACCCGGGGCTGCGCGACTTCGCCGTCACCGCCGCCATGGTCCATGGACGCCAGACAGCTGATGGGGTGAGCTTCGACGTCAACCCCACCTCCCGGGAGATCCTCCAGGACCTCACCCGAATGGGTGCCACCTTTAACCTGATCACCGCTGGAGCCCGGCTCCACCAGAGCGGCTGCCTGGGGTGTATCGGCATGGGCCAGGCACCGGCCGTCGGGCACAATTCGCTGCGGACCTTCCCGCGTAACTTCCCCGGCCGCTCTGGTACCGAGGAAGACGCGGTCTGGCTGTGCTCCCCGGAGACGGCCGCGGCCTCCGCGCTGACCGGGGTCATCACCGATCCGCGCGACTGGGCCGCCCAGGCCAGGATGAGCCCGCCCGACCTCCGGCTGCCCGAGCGAGCCGCGATCAACACCGCCGCGCTGGAACCGCCCCCGCCCCCGGACATCGCCACCGGTGTGTCCCTCGAACGGGGCCCCAATATCTCCGCCCTCCCCGAGCTGGACCCGCTCCCGGACACCCTGGAGGGGCCGGTCCTGCTCAAGGCGGACGACAATGTCTCCACCGACGAGATCTCCCCGGCGGGAGCCAAGGCACTGCCCTTCCGCTCGAACATCCCGAAACTCGCCGAGTTCTCCTTCACCCGCCTCGACCCCGACTACCCACGCCGGGCAGCGGAAGCGGGCGGGGCGCACTTTGTCGTGGGCGGTGACAACTACGGGCAGGGCTCCTCCCGCGAGCACGCCGCGATCGCCCCGCGCTATCTGGGGCTGCGGGCCGTGCTCAGCAAGTCCTTCGCCCGCATCCACTGGCAGAATCTCGCGAACTACGGTGTCCTCGCCCTGGAATTCGACGATCCCGGCGACTGGGAGCGCATCGCGGTAGGTGACCAGTTGCGCCTGGCGGGACTGCACGCCTCACTCGCGCCGGACGCCGAACCGACGCTGCGGGTGCGCAACGCCACCCAGGGTGAGGACTACGCGGTGCACCACCGGCTCTCACCACGCCAGCGCCAGACGGTGCTCGCGGGCGGCGTCATTCCCGCACTCGCCGAGGACGTGCGCCGCTAG
- the betT gene encoding choline BCCT transporter BetT: MSTGGESGNAAEQESPGTAVTTPPGESRLKPLVFIGSSVLILALSVWAIITPVGAENTIGIVVGWISEGFGWYYFLAATLYLVFVVFVGVSRYGTIKLGPQHSRPDYGLFAWGTMLFAAGIGIDLMFFSVAGPVSHYLAPPEGTPETIEAARQGVVWTLFHYGISGWAMYALMGMALGYFSFRYRLPLAIRSALYPIIGRRIHGRIGDTVDLAAIVGTVMGISVSLGIGVVQLNFGLNFLFNVPEGIAAQIGLILVAVFIATVSAVAGVDRGIRRLSELNIVLAIVLMLYMLVVGGPIRLLNSLILNIGDYLSRFPSMTLNTFAYDPPTDWLNAWTLFFWAWWVAWAPFVGLFLARISRGRTIRQFVAATLIIPFLFTLTFLSVFGNSALSVVRAGNTAFGERAMNAPEQGFYGLLDQYPGVLFSAGLATFVGLLLYVTSADSGALVISNLSSHLPTPITDAAPWLRIFWVSATGLLTLAMLIVGGVDALTNATIIMGLPFSFVMFLIIWGLYKALRIERMRENASSTSLPSSLSGRTTARGAAAERNWRQRLARAMAFPGKRAATRFVDEVCRPAFQDVAEELRQQGTDASVTEGTDEDMGLPHLGLRVPISRKEEFLYRVWPVEVPTPAFAVRVVTEHDTYVRFEVHLAEGSQGYNVMGYSKEQLIGDILDQYERHLEFLRLHREATARSSLPDHRPDTAEVHLPEEER, encoded by the coding sequence GTGTCGACCGGCGGAGAGAGCGGCAACGCAGCGGAACAGGAAAGCCCCGGAACAGCAGTCACGACACCACCCGGAGAAAGCCGGCTCAAGCCCCTCGTCTTCATCGGGTCCTCCGTACTGATCCTCGCCCTCTCGGTCTGGGCGATCATCACCCCGGTAGGCGCCGAGAACACCATTGGCATCGTGGTGGGGTGGATCTCCGAGGGATTCGGCTGGTACTACTTCCTCGCCGCCACCTTGTATCTGGTTTTCGTGGTGTTCGTGGGCGTGTCCCGATACGGAACCATCAAGCTGGGGCCGCAGCACTCCAGACCCGACTACGGGCTGTTCGCATGGGGCACCATGCTGTTCGCGGCGGGCATCGGTATCGACCTGATGTTCTTCTCCGTCGCCGGGCCGGTCAGCCACTACCTCGCACCGCCCGAGGGCACCCCGGAGACCATTGAGGCAGCCCGGCAGGGGGTGGTGTGGACGCTGTTCCACTACGGCATCAGCGGATGGGCGATGTACGCGCTGATGGGCATGGCACTGGGCTACTTCTCCTTCCGCTACCGCCTTCCTCTGGCCATCCGCTCGGCGCTGTACCCGATCATCGGCCGCCGTATCCACGGCCGGATCGGTGACACGGTCGACCTCGCGGCCATCGTCGGCACGGTTATGGGTATCTCCGTGTCGCTCGGAATCGGCGTCGTGCAACTGAACTTCGGGCTGAACTTCCTCTTCAACGTGCCCGAAGGAATCGCCGCGCAGATCGGGCTGATCCTCGTCGCCGTGTTCATCGCCACGGTGTCCGCCGTGGCCGGGGTGGACCGGGGCATCAGGCGGCTGTCCGAGCTCAATATCGTGCTCGCCATCGTTCTGATGCTCTACATGCTGGTCGTCGGCGGCCCGATCCGGCTGCTCAACAGTCTCATCCTCAACATCGGGGACTACCTCAGCCGTTTCCCCTCGATGACCCTGAACACTTTCGCCTACGACCCGCCGACCGATTGGCTCAATGCCTGGACGCTGTTCTTCTGGGCCTGGTGGGTCGCGTGGGCGCCATTCGTGGGGCTGTTCCTGGCCAGGATCTCGCGCGGCCGTACCATCCGGCAGTTTGTCGCGGCGACGCTGATCATCCCGTTCCTCTTTACGCTGACCTTCCTTTCCGTCTTCGGCAACAGCGCGCTGAGCGTGGTGCGGGCCGGCAACACCGCGTTCGGCGAGAGGGCCATGAACGCCCCCGAACAGGGCTTCTACGGGCTGCTCGACCAGTATCCCGGGGTCCTGTTCAGCGCCGGACTGGCCACCTTCGTCGGGCTGCTGCTCTACGTCACCTCCGCGGACTCCGGTGCCCTGGTGATCAGTAACCTCAGCTCGCATCTGCCCACCCCCATCACCGACGCCGCCCCGTGGCTGCGCATTTTCTGGGTATCGGCGACCGGGCTGCTCACCCTTGCCATGCTCATCGTGGGAGGCGTGGACGCGCTGACCAACGCGACCATCATCATGGGCCTGCCGTTCTCCTTCGTGATGTTCCTCATCATCTGGGGCCTGTACAAGGCACTGCGCATTGAACGGATGCGGGAAAACGCGTCGAGCACCTCCCTGCCGTCGTCGCTGTCCGGACGGACCACGGCCCGCGGCGCAGCGGCGGAGAGGAACTGGCGCCAGCGGCTCGCGCGGGCGATGGCCTTCCCGGGCAAACGAGCGGCCACCAGATTCGTCGACGAGGTCTGCCGCCCGGCGTTCCAGGACGTCGCCGAGGAGCTACGCCAGCAAGGCACGGACGCATCGGTCACCGAAGGGACCGACGAGGACATGGGGCTGCCGCACCTGGGGCTCCGGGTGCCGATCAGCCGGAAAGAGGAATTCCTCTACCGGGTATGGCCGGTCGAAGTGCCCACCCCGGCCTTCGCTGTCCGAGTGGTTACCGAGCATGACACCTACGTCCGCTTCGAAGTCCACCTCGCCGAGGGCAGCCAGGGCTACAACGTGATGGGCTACAGCAAGGAACAGCTCATCGGCGACATTCTCGACCAGTACGAGCGGCACCTGGAATTCCTGCGCCTCCACCGGGAAGCGACCGCCCGCTCATCCCTGCCCGACCACCGCCCCGACACGGCCGAGGTCCACCTGCCCGAGGAGGAACGCTGA
- the betA gene encoding choline dehydrogenase: MGQAEYDYIIVGGGSAGCALANRLSADPGNRVLVLEAGRPDWIWDILTHMPAALTMVIGNRFYDWCYVSEPEPFMDGRRVSQGRGKLLGGSSSINGMIFQRGNPLDLERWASDPGMESWDYAHCLPYFKRMEHCVAGVDEWRGQGGPLWLERGPAANPLFSVFLEAAQQAGHPLTSDVNGYRQEGFAAFDRNIKRGRRWSAARAYLHPVKKRPNLTVRCFSQVDRVLFEGKRAVGVAYRRWGRQRRRAYGGEVILCGGAINTPQLLQLSGVGNPDELTPLGIEMVHALPGVGENLQDHLEVYVQHACKQPVTYNPAIKWSHRPRIGLQWILFRTGPAATNHFEAGGFARSNDVVDYPNLMFHFLPIAVRYDGTPVGAEHGYQVHIGPMYSDVRGSVKIKSPDPKVYPALRFNYLSTPNDRKEWVEAIHVAREILKQPAFADYDAGELSPGPEVNTDEEILDWVARDAETAYHPSCTARMGIDEMSVVDPTSMRVHGVDGLRVVDASAMPYLTNGNIYAPVMMLAEKAADLILGNTPLPPSTVGFYRHRAQEQEG, encoded by the coding sequence ATGGGCCAGGCGGAGTACGACTACATCATTGTCGGTGGTGGCTCGGCGGGCTGTGCGCTGGCTAATCGGCTGAGCGCGGACCCGGGCAATAGAGTCCTGGTGCTGGAGGCGGGCCGGCCGGACTGGATCTGGGACATTCTCACGCACATGCCGGCCGCGCTGACGATGGTCATCGGTAACCGGTTTTACGACTGGTGCTACGTCTCCGAACCGGAGCCTTTCATGGACGGCAGGCGAGTCAGCCAGGGCCGCGGCAAGCTGCTCGGCGGGTCGAGCTCCATCAATGGGATGATTTTTCAGCGCGGTAATCCGCTGGACCTGGAGCGCTGGGCATCCGACCCGGGCATGGAAAGCTGGGACTACGCGCACTGCCTGCCGTATTTCAAGCGGATGGAACACTGCGTGGCCGGGGTCGACGAGTGGCGCGGCCAGGGCGGTCCGCTGTGGCTGGAACGCGGGCCGGCGGCCAACCCGCTGTTCTCCGTGTTCCTGGAGGCGGCGCAGCAGGCCGGCCACCCGCTGACCTCCGATGTCAACGGCTACCGGCAGGAAGGGTTCGCCGCCTTCGACCGCAACATCAAGCGGGGGCGGCGGTGGTCGGCCGCCCGCGCCTATCTGCACCCGGTAAAGAAGCGGCCGAACCTGACGGTGCGGTGTTTCTCCCAGGTGGACCGGGTGCTGTTCGAAGGCAAGCGGGCGGTAGGTGTGGCCTACCGCCGGTGGGGCCGGCAACGCCGACGGGCCTACGGCGGCGAGGTGATTCTCTGCGGCGGCGCCATCAACACACCGCAACTGCTGCAATTGTCCGGGGTCGGCAACCCCGACGAGCTCACGCCGCTGGGCATCGAGATGGTGCACGCGTTGCCCGGTGTCGGTGAGAACCTGCAGGATCACCTGGAGGTCTACGTACAGCACGCGTGCAAGCAGCCGGTGACGTACAACCCGGCTATCAAGTGGAGTCACCGGCCCAGAATCGGTCTGCAGTGGATCCTGTTCCGTACCGGGCCCGCAGCCACCAACCATTTCGAGGCGGGTGGGTTCGCGCGCAGCAATGATGTGGTGGACTACCCGAATCTGATGTTTCACTTCCTGCCGATCGCGGTGCGCTACGACGGCACCCCGGTGGGCGCCGAGCACGGCTATCAGGTGCACATTGGACCGATGTACTCCGATGTGCGCGGGTCGGTGAAAATCAAGTCCCCGGATCCCAAGGTGTATCCGGCGCTGCGGTTCAACTACCTCTCCACGCCCAACGACCGGAAAGAGTGGGTGGAGGCGATTCATGTCGCGCGGGAAATCCTGAAACAGCCCGCCTTCGCCGACTACGACGCGGGCGAACTCTCCCCCGGCCCTGAGGTCAACACGGACGAGGAAATCCTGGACTGGGTTGCTCGCGACGCCGAGACCGCCTACCACCCGTCCTGCACCGCGCGCATGGGCATCGACGAGATGTCCGTGGTGGACCCAACCTCCATGCGGGTGCACGGTGTCGACGGGCTGCGGGTGGTCGACGCCTCCGCGATGCCCTACCTCACCAACGGCAACATCTATGCACCAGTGATGATGCTCGCCGAGAAAGCCGCCGACCTCATCCTCGGCAACACCCCATTGCCGCCGTCCACCGTCGGCTTCTACCGGCACCGCGCCCAGGAGCAGGAGGGTTAG
- a CDS encoding aldehyde dehydrogenase family protein, whose protein sequence is MLTSSLFIGGKWVAASGGATRDVLNPYDQSVVQTVDEGGETDARAAVAAARAAFDSGVWPSWTPRQRSELLHRVAEYLQRDRAEIARLETLDTGKTLVEGGIDVDDVTAVFRYYAGQAETDSGRVVDAGDPSIRSRVVYEPVGVCALITPWNYPLLQASWKVAPALAAGNTMVIKPSEITPLSTIKMVELIEEAGAPAGVVNLVLGAGATAGAPLVESPQVDLVSFTGGLETGQMIMRSAAGTVKNVALELGGKNPNIVFADADFEAAIDYALMAVFFHAGQVCSAGTRLIVEDTLHDAFVAELVDRAERIRLGNGLDEDTESGPLVSAGHRDKVESYVELGIREGAKLIAGGKRPDEPGLRDGFFYRPTVFDDCTPDMRIVQEETFGPILTVERFTDEDRAIELGNHTDYGLAGAVWTADAARAERVARRLRHGTVWINDFGPYLPQAEWGGFKRSGIGRELGHEGLAEYRQAKHIYENTAPVPQRWFARR, encoded by the coding sequence ATGCTTACGTCCAGTCTGTTTATCGGCGGAAAGTGGGTGGCCGCATCGGGCGGCGCCACGCGCGATGTCCTCAACCCCTACGACCAGTCCGTGGTCCAAACGGTGGATGAGGGCGGCGAAACGGACGCGCGGGCGGCCGTGGCCGCGGCGAGGGCCGCGTTCGACAGCGGCGTATGGCCCTCTTGGACCCCGCGGCAGCGTTCCGAGCTGCTGCACCGGGTGGCCGAGTACCTGCAGCGGGACCGGGCGGAGATCGCCCGGCTGGAAACGCTGGACACCGGCAAGACGCTCGTCGAGGGCGGTATCGACGTCGACGACGTGACCGCGGTGTTCCGCTACTACGCGGGCCAGGCCGAGACCGACTCCGGACGGGTGGTGGACGCGGGCGACCCGAGCATCCGCAGCCGTGTCGTCTACGAGCCGGTCGGCGTGTGCGCATTGATCACCCCCTGGAACTACCCGCTGCTGCAGGCGTCATGGAAGGTGGCGCCCGCGCTGGCCGCGGGTAACACCATGGTGATCAAGCCCAGCGAGATCACCCCCCTGAGCACCATCAAGATGGTGGAGCTGATCGAGGAGGCCGGTGCGCCCGCCGGAGTGGTCAACCTCGTACTCGGTGCGGGCGCGACGGCCGGTGCGCCGCTGGTGGAAAGCCCCCAGGTTGACCTGGTGTCCTTCACCGGCGGCCTGGAGACCGGTCAGATGATCATGCGCTCGGCGGCCGGGACCGTGAAGAACGTCGCCCTTGAGCTCGGCGGCAAGAACCCCAACATCGTCTTCGCCGACGCCGATTTTGAGGCCGCGATCGACTACGCGTTGATGGCCGTCTTCTTCCATGCCGGGCAGGTGTGCTCGGCAGGCACCCGGCTCATCGTGGAAGACACGTTGCACGACGCTTTCGTCGCCGAACTGGTTGACCGGGCCGAGCGAATCCGGCTCGGCAATGGCCTGGACGAGGACACCGAGAGCGGCCCGCTCGTGTCCGCCGGTCACCGGGACAAGGTCGAGTCCTATGTGGAGCTCGGCATCCGGGAGGGCGCGAAGCTGATCGCGGGCGGCAAGCGCCCCGATGAGCCCGGACTGCGCGACGGCTTCTTCTACCGGCCGACGGTGTTCGACGACTGCACGCCGGACATGCGCATCGTGCAGGAGGAGACCTTCGGGCCCATCCTGACCGTGGAGCGCTTCACCGACGAGGACCGCGCCATCGAACTCGGCAACCACACCGACTACGGGCTCGCCGGTGCCGTATGGACCGCGGACGCCGCCCGGGCCGAGCGGGTGGCGCGGCGGTTGCGGCACGGCACGGTGTGGATCAACGACTTCGGCCCGTACCTGCCGCAGGCGGAATGGGGCGGCTTCAAACGCTCCGGCATCGGCAGGGAGCTCGGCCACGAAGGGCTCGCCGAGTACCGCCAGGCCAAGCACATCTACGAGAACACCGCTCCCGTGCCCCAGCGCTGGTTCGCACGACGCTGA
- the glpR gene encoding gephyrin-like molybdotransferase receptor GlpR, protein MSSSGLIYAVIVGAWAAYLVPMWLRRQDELNDSRPTERFSTAIRLLSGRAAMERRHARERAARENSPVLATDGDDIGDPGGAPDAPDVRAFADPASAVHPAPDPVTVSEAPTELHHRPEPAADDRGDRGKRAKVLARRRRTTMVLFLAFTLGAVIAAVGGLGFLWVPAIPAVLLSAYIVHLRAQERRRFAVRLDKRRAEAAARQLHDRRQRPAAGIAEPDPVVRAEEPAPPPATPSDDRRALVEQTDHAEWIDQQRERERAQREADGWEPVPVPLPTYVNAPVAPRTAPGVDLDASDAWSSARSTTADPTPTPAPTPRTPPRKTRHRGRTPLFDQYADQDRPRAANE, encoded by the coding sequence GTGAGCAGCAGCGGCCTCATCTACGCAGTCATCGTCGGGGCCTGGGCCGCCTACTTGGTGCCGATGTGGCTCCGTCGCCAGGATGAGTTGAATGACTCTCGTCCGACGGAACGCTTCAGCACCGCCATCCGACTGCTGTCCGGCCGGGCAGCGATGGAGCGGCGCCACGCCAGGGAACGGGCGGCGCGGGAGAACTCCCCCGTGTTGGCTACGGACGGTGACGATATCGGTGACCCGGGCGGCGCGCCCGACGCGCCCGACGTCCGGGCCTTCGCCGACCCCGCGAGCGCCGTGCACCCGGCCCCGGATCCGGTGACCGTCTCCGAGGCGCCGACCGAGCTGCACCACCGCCCGGAGCCGGCAGCCGACGACCGTGGCGACCGCGGTAAGCGGGCCAAGGTGCTCGCCCGGCGCCGCCGCACCACGATGGTGCTCTTCCTCGCCTTCACCCTCGGCGCGGTCATCGCCGCCGTCGGAGGTCTGGGCTTTCTGTGGGTCCCGGCGATCCCGGCCGTACTGCTGAGCGCGTACATCGTGCATCTGCGGGCCCAGGAGCGCCGGCGCTTCGCGGTGCGGCTCGACAAGCGCCGCGCGGAGGCCGCCGCGCGGCAGCTCCACGACCGCCGCCAGCGCCCCGCAGCGGGTATCGCCGAGCCGGATCCGGTCGTACGCGCCGAGGAACCGGCGCCCCCGCCCGCCACGCCCAGCGACGACCGGCGGGCACTGGTCGAGCAGACGGACCACGCCGAGTGGATCGACCAGCAGCGTGAGCGTGAGCGCGCCCAGCGGGAGGCGGACGGCTGGGAGCCGGTCCCCGTCCCGCTGCCCACCTATGTCAACGCCCCGGTCGCCCCGCGCACCGCCCCCGGCGTCGACCTCGACGCCTCCGACGCCTGGAGCTCAGCCCGCTCCACCACCGCGGACCCCACCCCCACCCCCGCCCCCACACCCCGTACCCCACCCCGCAAAACCCGCCACCGCGGGCGCACCCCCCTCTTCGACCAGTACGCGGACCAGGACCGCCCACGTGCCGCGAACGAGTGA
- a CDS encoding GNAT family N-acetyltransferase, producing the protein MNAAWPVELADGDTALRPIRLRDHRAWREVNQRNRDWLRPWEATIPPTPPGHFPPQRPTYRQMVRHLRAEAHAGRMLPFVITYQGRLVGQLTVAGITWGSMCSGHVGYWIDQAVAGRGVTPTAVALAVDHCFRAVGLHRIEVCIRPENGPSRRVVEKLGFREEGVRPRYLHIDGAWRDHLVYALTAEEVPEGLLTRWHQVRPGTRQK; encoded by the coding sequence CTGAACGCCGCATGGCCGGTTGAGCTGGCGGACGGCGATACGGCCCTCCGCCCCATAAGGCTGCGTGACCACCGTGCCTGGCGTGAGGTCAACCAACGCAACCGGGACTGGCTGCGCCCCTGGGAGGCCACCATCCCGCCGACCCCGCCGGGCCACTTCCCGCCGCAGCGCCCCACGTACCGGCAGATGGTGCGCCATCTGCGCGCCGAGGCGCACGCGGGCCGGATGCTGCCCTTCGTCATCACCTACCAGGGGCGGCTGGTCGGGCAGTTGACCGTCGCCGGAATCACCTGGGGCTCCATGTGCTCGGGCCATGTCGGGTACTGGATCGACCAGGCGGTCGCGGGCCGTGGCGTGACCCCGACGGCCGTCGCCCTCGCCGTCGACCACTGCTTCCGTGCGGTCGGGCTGCACCGTATCGAGGTGTGTATCCGGCCGGAGAACGGGCCGAGCCGCCGGGTCGTGGAGAAACTGGGTTTCCGGGAGGAGGGCGTCCGGCCGCGCTATCTGCATATTGATGGTGCTTGGCGGGACCATCTGGTCTATGCGCTGACCGCTGAGGAAGTCCCGGAAGGCCTGCTCACCCGCTGGCATCAGGTGCGGCCGGGAACACGGCAGAAATAA
- a CDS encoding MogA/MoaB family molybdenum cofactor biosynthesis protein — protein MNPPKALAVTVSNRASAGVYADKGGPLLVEGLTAMGFTVDGPTVVPDGDPVEAVLREAVAAGYDAVVTTGGTGLTPMDLTPEMTRRVLDYEIPGIPEAIRAVGRAKVPTAALSRGLAGVAERTLVVNLPGSSGGVKDGLAVLAGLLPHAVDQLHGGDHPRGDAN, from the coding sequence GTGAATCCCCCGAAAGCCCTGGCCGTTACGGTCTCCAACCGCGCCTCCGCCGGTGTCTACGCCGACAAGGGCGGCCCGCTGCTCGTCGAGGGCCTGACCGCGATGGGCTTTACGGTCGACGGCCCGACCGTGGTGCCCGACGGCGATCCAGTCGAAGCGGTCCTGCGCGAGGCGGTCGCCGCGGGCTATGACGCCGTGGTCACCACCGGCGGAACCGGGCTTACGCCGATGGACCTCACCCCGGAGATGACGCGGCGGGTCCTGGACTACGAGATCCCCGGCATCCCCGAGGCGATCCGTGCCGTGGGCCGCGCCAAGGTTCCCACCGCCGCACTCTCCCGTGGCCTGGCGGGCGTCGCCGAACGTACCCTTGTGGTGAACCTTCCTGGCTCCTCGGGGGGCGTCAAGGACGGCTTGGCCGTCCTCGCCGGGCTCCTCCCGCACGCCGTCGACCAGCTGCACGGCGGCGATCACCCCAGAGGGGATGCCAACTGA